The following are encoded together in the Methylobacterium radiotolerans JCM 2831 genome:
- the repC gene encoding replication initiation protein RepC, translated as METVHSGGRPLTRAALAGRRRALEAGRTISRRELSAAGRDAAKALRLRPALRSILSALCAVWGEQGWERLVVWPSNEHLCGMTGLSERALRYGLRDLVALEVITPRDSANGKRFAIRAPGGAIIDAYGFDLTPIVARQGEWTEVLAEATAREVRRRRSFDLLTVRRRAVSEALTALRTRFPRTDVADLLAAQESLELSTPSRRASNAEPDLVLEAWGELQIMTEERFYQAASAGISSRHIEQDTGSPTDPCARAPEKEPGPIHLPEPGLVAAACPVAGEFGVKLRTEADVIEVGRLMRGGIGAHPSAWGEACEALGPFRASVLVLIVAQLHDDDVRRGEIRIRNPGGYFRQLVRLCSEGRYGLEAELMAMRRRKMT; from the coding sequence GTGGAGACAGTTCATTCCGGTGGCCGGCCGCTCACGCGCGCCGCGCTCGCCGGCCGGAGACGCGCGCTCGAGGCCGGGCGAACGATCTCGCGCAGGGAGCTCTCGGCCGCCGGCCGGGACGCCGCCAAGGCCCTGCGCCTGCGCCCTGCCCTGCGCTCCATCCTCTCGGCGCTCTGCGCCGTGTGGGGCGAGCAGGGGTGGGAGCGCCTGGTGGTGTGGCCGTCGAACGAGCACTTGTGCGGAATGACCGGGCTGTCAGAGCGCGCGCTCCGCTACGGGTTGCGCGACCTCGTGGCCCTGGAGGTCATCACGCCCCGGGACAGCGCGAACGGCAAGCGCTTCGCCATCCGGGCACCGGGCGGCGCCATCATCGACGCTTACGGCTTCGACCTCACGCCGATCGTTGCCCGACAGGGCGAATGGACAGAGGTGCTCGCTGAGGCGACCGCGCGAGAAGTCCGGAGACGTCGGTCGTTCGATCTCCTGACCGTCCGCCGCCGCGCTGTGTCGGAGGCCCTCACCGCCCTCCGCACGCGCTTTCCGAGAACGGACGTGGCCGATCTGCTCGCAGCGCAGGAATCGCTGGAGCTGAGTACGCCGAGCCGCAGAGCGTCGAACGCCGAACCGGATCTCGTTCTCGAGGCTTGGGGGGAACTTCAGATCATGACGGAGGAACGGTTCTATCAGGCCGCCTCTGCCGGCATATCCAGCCGCCACATAGAACAAGACACCGGATCTCCTACCGATCCTTGTGCAAGGGCTCCCGAGAAGGAGCCTGGGCCGATCCACCTGCCCGAACCGGGTCTCGTTGCGGCTGCCTGCCCGGTGGCTGGTGAATTCGGCGTTAAGCTCAGAACGGAGGCGGACGTCATCGAGGTCGGCCGTCTGATGCGGGGCGGGATCGGGGCGCATCCCTCCGCCTGGGGTGAGGCCTGTGAGGCCCTCGGTCCGTTCCGGGCCTCGGTGCTCGTACTGATCGTCGCGCAGCTGCACGACGACGACGTGCGGCGGGGTGAGATTCGAATCCGGAATCCGGGGGGCTACTTCAGGCAGCTCGTCCGCCTGTGTTCCGAAGGTCGCTACGGACTCGAAGCCGAACTCATGGCGATGCGGCGGAGGAAGATGACGTGA